The following coding sequences lie in one Acidobacteriota bacterium genomic window:
- a CDS encoding 5-deoxy-glucuronate isomerase, which yields MASQAVQLAVQPATIAEPIHKSDSVRPGTLFKAVSDSGSGVSFQSRFTSQAAQLEWLSCGEYSVAAGAQSDTLCNPAEESLLFMWKGSADVMVEGKRYSLSSYDTLYIPRGAEFQIANLKSEIAKVIQCSATADNVHPVHYSSFAEYSQREDRIRHLAGKDVFMMFDVPEAADKLIAGYTFFQPYQRSWPPHNHTDQEETYIFIKGHGAMEVYEAPEKLCFVTSVNEGDLVTIPMMNYHPVFSQESPLEFIWCIAGARYWVGDKNKDFMAGKGDQITT from the coding sequence ATGGCATCACAGGCAGTTCAATTGGCAGTTCAACCCGCAACCATTGCAGAGCCAATTCATAAAAGCGATTCCGTCAGACCCGGCACATTGTTCAAGGCCGTGAGCGATTCGGGTTCCGGCGTCAGTTTTCAGTCACGTTTCACTTCGCAAGCCGCGCAACTGGAATGGCTGAGTTGCGGCGAATACTCCGTTGCCGCAGGCGCGCAATCCGATACGCTTTGCAATCCGGCGGAAGAAAGTTTGCTCTTTATGTGGAAGGGAAGCGCGGATGTGATGGTTGAAGGCAAGAGGTATTCACTTTCTTCCTATGACACGCTTTACATTCCGCGCGGAGCCGAGTTTCAAATTGCCAATCTCAAATCTGAAATTGCAAAAGTGATTCAATGTTCCGCGACGGCGGATAACGTGCATCCGGTTCATTATTCCAGCTTCGCCGAATACTCCCAACGCGAAGACCGCATCCGCCATCTGGCGGGCAAAGATGTCTTTATGATGTTCGACGTGCCCGAAGCCGCCGACAAACTGATTGCTGGGTACACGTTTTTCCAACCCTACCAGCGCTCTTGGCCGCCGCACAATCACACCGACCAGGAAGAAACCTACATCTTTATCAAAGGCCACGGTGCCATGGAAGTGTATGAAGCGCCGGAAAAACTCTGCTTCGTGACCTCGGTCAACGAAGGCGATTTGGTGACAATCCCGATGATGAATTACCATCCGGTCTTTTCTCAGGAATCTCCGCTGGAGTTCATCTGGTGCATCGCCGGTGCGCGATACTGGGTCGGCGACAAAAACAAAGACTTCATGGCAGGCAAAGGCGACCAAATCACCACCTAA
- a CDS encoding TonB-dependent receptor — protein sequence MRRTVVLAFLALFSLFASATAYGQAVYGNIVGTVTDSSGAAVPNAKVTITDTSRGVSVNTVSNESGNFTQRFLIVGRYQVRVEAPGFKAAIQEVAVSVDQEVSLEVKLQPGQVSEEVTITAEAPLLKTERADVAITFSEKSLTTLPLLNRRFTSVELFTPGITTWPGQTAASEDPQGSYRKIVNGQSFAGTSHLLDGTDNHDSMLGLIVINPTLESVTEAKVTTSAYDAEFGANAGVVSAQTRSGTNSFHAVAFEFLKNDHLNARNPFTQFSPIRGTNNRYIPVTQINQYGGAASGKIIPNKLFWFGDYQGTRRNIGGSVITRVPTAAERAGDFSATGLPNIFDPAGTTAPANRTQFQSGGKLNVIPANRISPQAVALLNKYIPLPNFTPASADLPNYVGAGSAQFNEDLTNTRWDYYLTEKVHAFGRYSFADYRLISPGVYGSAGGGIGFQPNSTFAGESKTRNQSLASGFDYTVSPQWLTDFRFGFYRYRVNVDPGQAQTTPAKDIGIPGLNNDSFTGGLPYFNISGVGALAFGYALGVNACNCPLRENERQIQFVNNWTNLRGNHTIKFGADIRRAYNLRIPSDRHRAGELQFDAARTAGPSGGGTGLASFLLGDVSSFARYVSTITDAEERQNRWFFYGQDTWKVTKKLTLNFGVRDEIYRPQTVTGAGKGGFVDVNTGEVLIAGSQGVGLDLNQQGTFTTISPRLGIAYRANDKTVIRLGYGRGFDIGVFGSVFGHNVTQNLPVLGIQSNVPSANYLSVFSLAQGPTALDPATILNSQPKGPNGRPILPNGVTAFILPKKLRLPTSDQWNLTVQRQLPWDISVEAAYVGSKGTHVFAGTGGDYDFNQATLVGYIGANGQVTSTNSRKPFFNKFGWSQNFRYYGSDASTNYHGGQFKIEKRFSKGFSLMSHYTWSRSFNFDGTYYNIDATQAYGPNPQTRSHVFLFTGIYEVPIGKGKRFLHDAPKAVDAVLGGWQINTVWQAQSGLPFTPSYRDCNADRDTGWCRPDLVGDWQVDNQSRNQWFKVTSVALTANGQTDGPWRRPQRGQFGSVGKNRLLGPGLSLWDMSFFKNFNITERVKAQFRAESFNFANHINLNNPSTCVDCPGSAGKITSMLGSATPRQWQFALRLEY from the coding sequence ATGCGAAGAACTGTAGTGCTCGCTTTTCTCGCACTGTTTTCGCTATTCGCATCGGCAACGGCTTACGGTCAGGCGGTGTACGGCAACATCGTCGGAACGGTGACTGATTCTTCAGGCGCAGCCGTGCCGAATGCGAAAGTGACGATCACTGACACCAGTCGCGGAGTCAGCGTCAACACAGTATCCAATGAATCCGGCAACTTCACACAACGCTTTCTGATCGTCGGTCGGTACCAGGTGCGCGTCGAAGCCCCCGGGTTCAAGGCCGCTATTCAGGAAGTCGCCGTATCCGTTGACCAGGAAGTCAGTTTGGAAGTCAAACTGCAACCCGGCCAAGTCAGCGAGGAAGTAACGATCACCGCAGAAGCGCCGCTGCTGAAGACCGAGCGCGCCGACGTGGCCATCACCTTCAGCGAAAAATCGTTGACGACATTGCCCTTGCTCAATCGTCGCTTCACGTCGGTCGAATTGTTCACGCCGGGCATCACCACCTGGCCGGGACAAACCGCCGCCAGCGAAGACCCGCAAGGTTCGTATCGCAAAATCGTCAATGGCCAAAGCTTCGCGGGCACGTCGCACTTGCTCGACGGCACGGACAATCACGATTCGATGCTCGGTTTGATCGTCATTAACCCGACGCTCGAATCCGTCACGGAAGCCAAAGTCACGACTTCGGCTTATGACGCCGAATTCGGCGCAAATGCGGGCGTGGTCAGCGCGCAAACACGTTCGGGCACGAACAGCTTTCACGCCGTTGCTTTCGAGTTTCTGAAAAACGATCATTTGAATGCGCGCAACCCCTTCACGCAATTTTCGCCGATTCGCGGCACGAATAACCGTTACATTCCGGTCACGCAGATCAATCAGTACGGCGGCGCGGCCAGCGGAAAGATCATTCCGAACAAGCTGTTCTGGTTCGGCGATTACCAAGGCACGCGGCGCAACATCGGCGGCAGCGTGATTACGCGCGTACCGACGGCGGCGGAGCGCGCTGGCGATTTCAGCGCCACAGGGCTGCCGAATATCTTCGATCCGGCGGGCACGACGGCTCCGGCCAACCGCACGCAGTTTCAATCTGGCGGCAAACTGAATGTCATCCCGGCCAATCGCATCTCGCCGCAGGCAGTCGCCCTGCTCAACAAATACATTCCGCTGCCCAACTTCACGCCAGCTTCGGCTGACTTGCCGAATTACGTCGGCGCGGGTTCGGCTCAATTTAACGAAGACCTGACCAATACGCGCTGGGATTATTACCTGACGGAAAAAGTGCACGCTTTTGGCCGTTACAGTTTTGCCGATTACCGGCTGATTTCGCCCGGCGTATATGGCAGCGCAGGCGGTGGCATTGGCTTCCAGCCGAACTCGACCTTTGCGGGCGAATCGAAAACGCGCAATCAGAGCCTGGCTTCGGGCTTCGATTACACGGTCAGTCCGCAATGGCTAACGGACTTCCGTTTCGGTTTTTATCGCTATCGCGTGAATGTTGATCCCGGTCAGGCGCAAACAACGCCAGCCAAAGATATTGGCATTCCGGGTTTGAATAACGATTCGTTCACGGGCGGCCTGCCGTACTTCAATATCAGCGGCGTGGGGGCGCTCGCCTTTGGCTATGCCCTGGGCGTGAATGCCTGCAACTGCCCCTTGCGCGAAAACGAGCGGCAAATTCAGTTCGTCAACAACTGGACGAATCTGCGTGGCAACCACACGATCAAATTCGGCGCGGACATCCGTCGCGCCTATAACCTGCGTATTCCGTCAGATCGCCATCGCGCAGGCGAACTCCAATTCGATGCGGCGCGCACGGCGGGACCGTCGGGCGGCGGCACTGGATTGGCGAGCTTCCTGCTCGGTGATGTATCGAGCTTTGCGCGTTACGTCAGCACCATCACTGATGCCGAAGAGCGCCAGAATCGCTGGTTCTTTTACGGACAGGATACGTGGAAGGTGACGAAGAAGCTGACGCTCAATTTCGGCGTCCGCGATGAAATCTATCGTCCGCAAACCGTAACAGGCGCGGGCAAGGGCGGTTTCGTTGACGTTAACACGGGCGAAGTGCTGATCGCCGGTTCGCAAGGTGTCGGACTGGACCTGAATCAACAGGGAACGTTCACGACGATTTCACCGCGCTTGGGCATTGCCTATCGCGCAAATGACAAAACCGTGATTCGGTTGGGATATGGCCGTGGATTCGACATCGGCGTGTTCGGTTCCGTATTCGGTCACAACGTGACACAAAACCTGCCGGTGCTGGGCATTCAATCCAACGTGCCTTCGGCGAACTACCTGTCGGTCTTTTCGCTGGCGCAAGGGCCGACGGCGCTTGATCCGGCGACGATTTTGAACAGCCAGCCCAAAGGCCCGAATGGCCGCCCGATTCTGCCCAACGGCGTGACGGCGTTCATTCTGCCGAAGAAGTTGCGCCTGCCCACCAGCGATCAATGGAATCTGACGGTGCAGCGACAACTGCCTTGGGATATTTCGGTCGAAGCGGCTTATGTCGGCTCGAAAGGCACGCATGTGTTTGCTGGCACTGGCGGCGATTACGATTTCAACCAGGCGACGCTGGTCGGTTACATCGGCGCGAACGGCCAAGTGACGTCCACAAACTCACGCAAGCCATTCTTCAACAAGTTCGGCTGGTCGCAAAACTTCCGGTATTACGGCTCTGATGCGAGCACGAATTACCACGGCGGACAGTTCAAAATCGAGAAGCGTTTCAGCAAAGGCTTCTCTTTGATGAGCCATTACACCTGGTCGCGCTCGTTCAATTTCGACGGCACGTATTACAACATTGACGCGACGCAAGCATACGGCCCGAATCCACAAACGCGCAGCCACGTTTTCCTTTTCACAGGGATTTATGAAGTCCCAATTGGCAAAGGCAAACGCTTCCTGCACGACGCGCCAAAAGCAGTAGATGCCGTGCTGGGCGGATGGCAAATTAACACCGTCTGGCAGGCGCAAAGCGGTTTGCCATTCACGCCGTCTTACCGCGATTGCAATGCCGACCGCGATACGGGCTGGTGCCGTCCTGATTTGGTCGGTGATTGGCAGGTTGACAACCAATCGCGCAACCAATGGTTTAAGGTAACTTCTGTTGCGCTCACCGCCAACGGCCAAACCGACGGCCCCTGGCGGCGTCCGCAACGCGGCCAATTCGGCAGCGTCGGAAAGAATCGCTTGCTTGGCCCCGGCCTTTCGCTCTGGGATATGTCGTTCTTTAAGAACTTCAACATCACTGAGCGCGTCAAGGCGCAATTCCGCGCCGAATCATTCAACTTCGCCAACCACATCAACTTGAACAACCCCAGCACCTGTGTGGATTGCCCCGGATCGGCGGGCAAGATCACCTCTATGCTGGGTTCAGCAACTCCGCGTCAGTGGCAGTTCGCGCTGCGACTGGAATACTAA
- a CDS encoding threonine synthase yields the protein MFVTHLECSKTGKTYEPNKLYNLSEAGKPLLVRYDLKRAAQTLTKDLLKDRAASLWRYREVLPVVHDENIVTLGEGWVPLPHATRLGALLGMPELYIKDESLNPTGAFKARGLCLAISMAKELGVKKVAIPTAGNAGGAMAAYAAKAGMEAYVFMPRDTPAANRIECQQYGAHVTLIDGLITDCGAEVARRKEAEGWFDVSTLKEPYRIEGKKTMGYELAEQFNWELPDVILYPTGGGTGLVGMWKAFDEMEEMGWIGSKRPRMVSVQATGCAPIVRAFDNGWDEAPEFENAHTAASGLRVPRAIGDFIMLDILRRSGGGAVAVTDEEMIADTKVIGSTEGIFCAPEGSACLSGLKKMLADGRVNANERVVLFNTGGGTKYLEAFGL from the coding sequence ATGTTTGTCACTCATCTCGAATGCTCGAAGACGGGCAAAACCTACGAACCGAACAAACTCTACAATCTGTCGGAAGCGGGCAAACCGTTGCTGGTGCGCTACGATTTGAAACGGGCGGCACAGACATTGACCAAGGACCTGTTGAAAGACCGCGCGGCCTCGCTGTGGAGATACCGCGAAGTGCTGCCGGTTGTTCACGACGAAAACATCGTCACGCTGGGCGAAGGCTGGGTTCCTCTGCCGCACGCGACGCGCTTGGGAGCGCTGCTGGGCATGCCGGAACTCTACATCAAGGACGAATCGCTCAACCCAACCGGCGCGTTCAAAGCGCGCGGATTGTGTCTGGCGATTTCGATGGCGAAAGAACTCGGCGTCAAAAAAGTCGCGATTCCCACGGCAGGCAACGCAGGCGGAGCGATGGCGGCGTATGCGGCCAAGGCCGGAATGGAAGCGTATGTCTTTATGCCGCGCGACACGCCCGCCGCGAATCGAATCGAATGTCAGCAATACGGCGCCCACGTCACGTTGATTGACGGGTTGATCACCGATTGCGGAGCCGAAGTTGCTCGCCGCAAAGAAGCCGAAGGGTGGTTTGATGTGTCCACGCTGAAAGAGCCCTACCGCATCGAAGGCAAAAAGACAATGGGCTACGAATTGGCCGAACAATTCAACTGGGAATTGCCCGATGTGATTTTGTATCCGACCGGCGGTGGAACCGGTTTGGTCGGCATGTGGAAAGCCTTCGATGAAATGGAAGAGATGGGCTGGATCGGATCGAAGCGACCGCGAATGGTTTCGGTCCAGGCCACTGGCTGCGCTCCCATCGTACGCGCGTTTGATAACGGCTGGGACGAAGCGCCGGAATTCGAGAACGCGCACACGGCGGCTTCCGGCTTGCGCGTGCCGCGCGCCATCGGCGATTTCATCATGCTCGACATTTTGCGCCGAAGCGGTGGCGGAGCCGTCGCCGTCACCGACGAAGAAATGATTGCAGACACCAAAGTCATTGGTTCGACCGAAGGTATTTTCTGTGCGCCGGAAGGTTCCGCGTGTTTGTCCGGGCTGAAAAAGATGTTGGCTGATGGCCGCGTCAACGCCAACGAACGGGTCGTCCTATTCAACACTGGCGGCGGAACAAAATACCTGGAAGCGTTTGGGCTATAA
- a CDS encoding isoprenylcysteine carboxylmethyltransferase family protein has translation MNLRKLTAPYFALQAVAVLAWWFGLWLLPAFRRYFLPPNSNEVFLLAFCLPDLSLIVIGSFAAGYCCWREKAAANMALWLVIGSLGYATLYCLALSLFTNSAWISVVMMAASLGASLILTLLFLYPGHALFRQANKSRPVWNLAKTLGQITIFWSFFLFVLPSLIHRVEIELGIPKFQFAGKAGLAVGLFGICSGLGLWSGVTMSWLGAGTPLPVDGTRQLVVSGPYAFVRNPMALAGLGQGLAVGIYLGSAMVMLYAVAGSLVWNFIARPVEEVELVEKFGEPYKWYRAEVKCWWPRLSPFRSEKK, from the coding sequence ATGAATTTGCGCAAGCTGACAGCGCCATATTTTGCGCTGCAAGCCGTTGCTGTTTTGGCTTGGTGGTTTGGGCTTTGGCTTCTTCCAGCATTCCGCCGGTATTTTCTGCCGCCGAATAGTAACGAAGTCTTTCTGCTGGCGTTTTGTTTACCTGATCTTTCCTTGATCGTGATTGGTTCGTTTGCCGCCGGTTACTGTTGTTGGCGCGAAAAAGCTGCGGCCAATATGGCGTTATGGCTGGTGATTGGCTCGTTGGGATATGCAACGCTCTATTGTCTGGCGCTGTCGCTCTTTACCAATTCTGCCTGGATCAGCGTGGTGATGATGGCGGCTTCATTGGGCGCGAGCCTGATTTTGACGTTGCTGTTTTTATACCCAGGGCACGCGCTCTTTCGCCAAGCAAACAAGAGCAGGCCGGTATGGAATCTGGCCAAAACGCTTGGTCAGATCACAATCTTTTGGAGCTTTTTTCTGTTTGTGCTCCCTTCGCTGATTCATCGTGTTGAAATAGAGCTTGGCATTCCGAAATTTCAGTTTGCCGGGAAAGCCGGATTGGCGGTTGGCCTGTTCGGAATTTGCAGCGGGCTTGGGTTATGGAGTGGTGTCACGATGTCCTGGCTCGGCGCTGGAACTCCGTTGCCAGTGGATGGCACGCGGCAACTGGTTGTGAGCGGACCGTATGCGTTTGTTCGTAACCCTATGGCGTTGGCAGGCTTGGGGCAGGGGCTGGCGGTTGGAATCTATCTTGGCTCGGCGATGGTGATGTTGTATGCAGTCGCCGGAAGCCTGGTTTGGAATTTTATTGCGCGTCCCGTGGAAGAAGTGGAATTGGTCGAGAAATTCGGTGAGCCATACAAATGGTATCGCGCAGAAGTGAAATGCTGGTGGCCCAGGTTGTCGCCATTCCGATCTGAAAAGAAATGA
- a CDS encoding Gfo/Idh/MocA family oxidoreductase: MKRREFLSSVGATALTAASYSRVIGANDRLGMALVGSGRRGREVMKAFLATGNVELHCIADVYDVQRGRARDFLGVKPTEVIAIEDVLSRNDVDAVLIGTPDHLHLTHATAALKAGKHVYLEKPTSHQFEESAKFIAVAKQFGKVIQTGTQQRSGAHYRRAKEEIFDKGKLGKLVFARAVWHDFPWQRRKIDPQPKPAGLNWERFLGPAPKVAYDWIRYDSWRYFPDYGGGLLADILTHWADVAQWMMNESRPLNAVATGGIYQMNDGRVNPDTVNAVLQYAGGANGKWNLTFESSVLSIRNERPGVFFQGTDGTLEITRAEYVFTPNKGETQIVKAEGSLEIAHATNFIDAVKTGKRPNADIQIGIEACNPVHLAKAAYWNKRRMKFDPTGTRIVEDV, encoded by the coding sequence ATGAAACGAAGAGAGTTTTTAAGCAGTGTTGGCGCAACGGCGTTGACAGCCGCTTCGTACTCGCGCGTTATCGGAGCGAACGACCGGCTGGGGATGGCTCTGGTTGGCAGCGGGCGCCGCGGGCGCGAAGTGATGAAAGCGTTTCTGGCGACGGGAAATGTCGAGCTTCATTGCATTGCCGACGTGTACGACGTTCAGCGCGGACGCGCGCGCGACTTTCTGGGCGTCAAGCCAACGGAAGTCATCGCCATCGAAGATGTTTTGAGCCGCAACGATGTAGATGCTGTTTTGATTGGAACGCCGGATCATTTGCATCTGACGCATGCAACGGCGGCGCTGAAAGCCGGAAAGCACGTTTATCTGGAAAAACCGACTTCGCATCAGTTTGAAGAGAGCGCGAAGTTCATCGCCGTCGCCAAGCAATTCGGCAAAGTCATTCAAACCGGAACGCAACAACGTAGCGGCGCGCATTACCGCCGGGCGAAAGAAGAGATTTTTGATAAAGGCAAGCTCGGCAAACTCGTCTTTGCCCGCGCCGTTTGGCATGACTTTCCGTGGCAGCGCCGCAAGATTGACCCGCAGCCAAAACCCGCGGGATTGAATTGGGAACGGTTTTTGGGGCCTGCGCCCAAAGTCGCTTACGACTGGATTCGCTACGATTCGTGGCGTTACTTCCCGGATTACGGCGGCGGTTTGCTGGCGGACATTTTGACGCATTGGGCGGACGTGGCGCAGTGGATGATGAACGAATCGCGTCCGCTGAACGCAGTGGCGACGGGCGGCATTTATCAGATGAACGACGGCCGCGTGAATCCGGACACCGTCAATGCGGTGTTGCAGTATGCAGGCGGAGCAAACGGCAAATGGAATCTGACCTTTGAATCTTCCGTGCTTTCGATTCGCAACGAACGACCCGGAGTTTTCTTTCAAGGAACCGACGGCACGTTGGAAATCACGCGCGCTGAATACGTTTTCACGCCGAACAAAGGCGAAACACAAATCGTGAAAGCCGAAGGCAGTCTGGAAATCGCGCATGCAACCAATTTCATTGACGCCGTCAAAACCGGCAAGCGTCCAAACGCAGACATTCAAATCGGCATTGAAGCTTGCAACCCTGTCCATTTGGCCAAAGCGGCTTATTGGAACAAGCGCCGGATGAAGTTTGATCCGACCGGAACCAGGATCGTTGAGGATGTGTGA
- a CDS encoding N-acetyltransferase, translated as MLIAIRPEKSEDAVLIRQINEQAFDRMAEANLVDALRRNRKAILSLVADDNGRVVGHILFSEVVIESAENCLKGVGLAPMAVSPDRQNEGIGSRMVEAGLAHCRDAGYPFVVVLGHPEFYPRFGFVPASRFGIKSEYLVRDEVFLIIEIEKGSLAGFAGVAKYQPEFNEV; from the coding sequence ATCTTGATTGCCATTCGACCGGAAAAATCAGAGGACGCAGTGCTTATACGCCAAATCAACGAACAGGCGTTTGACCGTATGGCGGAAGCAAATCTGGTGGATGCGTTGCGGCGAAACAGAAAAGCCATTTTGTCGCTGGTTGCGGACGATAATGGTCGCGTTGTCGGCCACATTTTATTCAGCGAAGTGGTCATTGAATCCGCGGAAAACTGCCTGAAGGGAGTTGGTCTGGCTCCGATGGCGGTTTCGCCCGATCGGCAAAATGAAGGCATAGGCTCCCGAATGGTTGAAGCGGGCTTGGCGCATTGTCGCGACGCCGGGTATCCCTTCGTAGTTGTTTTGGGGCATCCCGAATTTTATCCGCGATTTGGCTTTGTTCCGGCCAGTCGCTTTGGGATCAAAAGCGAATATCTTGTTCGAGACGAAGTTTTCCTGATCATAGAAATAGAAAAAGGCTCGTTGGCGGGTTTTGCTGGGGTAGCGAAATACCAACCCGAATTCAACGAAGTCTGA
- a CDS encoding hydroxyacid dehydrogenase produces the protein MPDVLISESIIGEEMDRLIASCDAVFAPELWKEPEKLAAMIGDFRAIIVRNQTQVTRELLAAATKLDVIGRAGVGLDNVDVAAANEFGIVIAFTPEQNTNSVAELAIGLMLGLARMIPAGNADTKAGGWERQKFTGVEILGKTLGLVGLGRIGASTAAKARALGMDIVAFDPFVDSESLKAMDLRARMLTLDELLSQSDFVSCHLPATSETTRLFNYEKFCRMKRSAFFINTSRGEVVDEDGLLQALQEKKLAGAALDVRAKEPPAPSKFDEMENVILMPHVGAFTNEGQSRVVTAVCRDVMAVLEGGAAKYFVNFDRPRSRESGVGSR, from the coding sequence ATGCCTGATGTTCTGATTTCGGAAAGCATTATCGGCGAAGAGATGGACAGATTAATCGCCAGTTGCGACGCCGTCTTTGCTCCGGAACTCTGGAAAGAACCGGAAAAGCTAGCAGCGATGATTGGTGACTTTCGCGCCATCATCGTTCGCAACCAAACGCAAGTCACACGCGAACTATTGGCCGCAGCAACAAAGCTGGACGTCATCGGTCGCGCCGGCGTCGGATTGGATAATGTAGATGTCGCCGCAGCCAATGAATTCGGAATCGTCATCGCGTTCACGCCGGAACAGAACACGAATTCCGTGGCGGAACTGGCCATTGGCTTGATGCTCGGCTTGGCGCGGATGATTCCTGCCGGGAACGCCGACACCAAAGCCGGAGGCTGGGAGCGACAGAAATTCACAGGGGTTGAAATTCTGGGAAAGACCCTTGGACTGGTCGGGCTTGGGCGGATTGGCGCTTCGACTGCGGCAAAAGCGCGCGCATTGGGAATGGACATTGTTGCGTTTGATCCGTTTGTGGATTCGGAAAGTTTGAAAGCAATGGATCTAAGAGCGCGGATGCTGACGCTGGATGAACTGCTCAGCCAAAGTGATTTCGTTTCCTGCCATCTGCCTGCAACATCGGAAACCACAAGGCTGTTCAATTACGAAAAATTCTGTCGAATGAAACGGAGCGCTTTTTTCATCAATACTTCGCGCGGTGAAGTCGTTGACGAAGACGGACTGCTTCAAGCTTTGCAGGAAAAGAAACTTGCCGGAGCCGCCCTGGATGTCCGCGCCAAAGAACCTCCCGCACCCAGCAAGTTCGATGAAATGGAAAACGTCATCTTGATGCCGCACGTTGGCGCATTCACCAACGAAGGCCAGAGCCGCGTCGTCACCGCTGTCTGCCGCGACGTGATGGCTGTGCTGGAAGGCGGAGCGGCGAAGTATTTTGTAAATTTCGATAGGCCGAGGAGTCGGGAGTCGGGAGTCGGGAGTCGGTAA
- a CDS encoding MFS transporter — MAEAIAPTQQTLETMPPVYRQVRWWILALLFFVTVINFVDRLTLSFVAPILRDTFKLSNQDYGFIVSSFVAGMLVGEFPMGWLMDRRGARFGLSFAVIWWSIANVLHAVGQSKWQFSALRFWMGTGECGNYSGGVKVVGQWFPPKERALAIGIFNGASLIAGIITPPLVVFITLKLGWQAAFLIPGLIGMCWVVFWNRFYRAPEQHTQLTEAERRYISEGRVAETSATLTSFQLLKLPQTWGLMLCRFLVGPVIQFYLFWLPEYLYRSRGLKYAAIGFVAALPPIFGDVGSIGGGWASGWLMKRGFTVTAARKAVMWLGAALCAMSVVVVLAKAPLVWGAALCAVYLGHYALSANMFASITDLIPTSATARVTSLTGIAGGLSGTLFPLLTGWLVDKVSFKPVFFLAALMPAAGVAALWLLATKKRPILEADLNA; from the coding sequence ATGGCTGAAGCAATCGCTCCGACGCAACAAACCCTGGAAACGATGCCGCCAGTTTATCGGCAGGTTCGCTGGTGGATTCTGGCGCTGCTGTTTTTCGTCACCGTGATCAACTTCGTTGACCGACTGACGCTTTCCTTCGTCGCGCCAATTTTGCGCGACACCTTCAAGCTCTCGAATCAGGATTACGGCTTTATCGTTTCTTCGTTTGTCGCGGGAATGCTGGTTGGTGAATTTCCCATGGGCTGGTTGATGGATCGCCGAGGAGCGCGCTTCGGCCTTTCCTTCGCCGTCATCTGGTGGTCAATTGCCAATGTGCTGCATGCTGTCGGGCAATCCAAATGGCAATTCAGCGCACTGCGTTTCTGGATGGGAACTGGCGAGTGCGGCAACTACTCTGGCGGAGTCAAAGTCGTTGGCCAGTGGTTTCCGCCTAAAGAGCGGGCACTTGCGATTGGCATTTTCAATGGAGCTTCGCTGATTGCCGGAATTATCACCCCTCCGCTTGTCGTCTTTATTACGCTCAAACTGGGTTGGCAGGCCGCGTTTCTGATTCCCGGTTTAATCGGCATGTGTTGGGTTGTTTTCTGGAACAGGTTTTATCGCGCGCCGGAACAACACACGCAATTGACCGAAGCCGAACGTCGTTATATCAGCGAAGGTCGAGTGGCGGAAACAAGCGCCACGCTGACCAGCTTTCAGTTGCTTAAACTGCCTCAGACCTGGGGACTGATGCTCTGCCGTTTTCTGGTCGGGCCGGTGATTCAGTTTTATCTGTTTTGGTTGCCGGAATATCTGTACCGTTCGCGTGGGCTGAAATACGCGGCAATCGGCTTCGTCGCCGCCTTGCCGCCAATTTTCGGCGACGTGGGGAGCATTGGCGGCGGATGGGCATCGGGATGGCTGATGAAGCGCGGTTTCACTGTGACCGCGGCGCGCAAAGCCGTGATGTGGTTAGGAGCCGCATTGTGCGCCATGAGCGTAGTTGTGGTGTTGGCGAAAGCGCCTTTGGTGTGGGGAGCAGCACTTTGCGCGGTTTATCTGGGGCATTACGCACTGTCGGCGAATATGTTTGCCTCCATTACCGACCTGATTCCGACTTCGGCGACTGCGCGCGTCACATCCTTGACCGGAATTGCCGGGGGATTAAGCGGAACGCTTTTCCCGCTGCTGACCGGCTGGCTGGTGGACAAGGTTTCTTTTAAGCCGGTTTTCTTTCTCGCCGCGCTAATGCCTGCCGCCGGAGTGGCGGCGCTTTGGTTGCTGGCCACGAAGAAACGGCCAATATTGGAGGCTGACCTGAATGCCTGA